A section of the Phycodurus eques isolate BA_2022a chromosome 4, UOR_Pequ_1.1, whole genome shotgun sequence genome encodes:
- the LOC133402147 gene encoding DOMON domain-containing protein FRRS1L: protein MIFVLWPLLIHGSGWRGVAPSPTDEGALRAGHGEHGEPGHREHHKDSYSTFASEFFESRYLSDDGYPFPTAPPVDPFARIKVSDCGVTKGCIRYGKPGCDAETCDYFLSYRRIGTDVEYEMSADTDGWVAVGFSSDKKMGGDDVMGCVHDDNGRVRIHHFYNVGQWAKEIKRNPARDEEGIFENNRVTCRFKRPLYVPREETLVDLHLSWYYLFAWGPAIQGSITRHDIDSPPVSERMVSIYKYEDIFMPSTAYQTFNSPLCLLLIVALTFYLLMGTP, encoded by the exons ATGATATTTGTGCTGTGGCCGCTGCTGATTCACGGCAGCGGGTGGCGGGGGGTCGCGCCGAGCCCGACCGACGAGGGAGCACTGCGGGCCGGCCACGGGGAGCACGGAGAGCCGGGCCACCGGGAGCACCACAAGGACTCGTACAGCACCTTCGCCTCCGAGTTCTTCGAGTCCAGATATCTGTCTGATGACG GTTATCCTTTTCCCACCGCCCCACCAGTGGACCCCTTTGCCAGAATCAAAGTCAGCGACTGTGGTGTGACCAAAGGATGCATCAG GTATGGAAAGCCCGGGTGCGATGCGGAGACATGTGACTACTTCTTGAGTTACCGTCGCATCGGGACAGATGTGGAGTACGAGATGAGCGCCGACACTGACGGCTGGGTTGCCGTCGGCTTCTCCTCTGACAAAAAAATG GGAGGCGACGATGTCATGGGCTGCGTCCACGACGACAACGGCCGCGTGCGTATCCATCACTTCTACAACGTAGGCCAGTGGGCGAAGGAGATCAAGAGGAACCCGGCGAGGGACGAGGAGGGCATCTTCGAGAACAACCGCGTGACCTGTCGTTTCAAGCGGCCGCTCTACGTGCCGCGAGAGGAGACGCTCGTGGACCTCCACCTGTCGTGGTACTACCTGTTTGCTTGGGGGCCCGCCATACAAG GCTCCATCACGAGACACGACATCGACAGTCCTCCGGTGAGCGAGCGCATGGTCAGTATTTACAAATACGAGGACATCTTCATGCCTTCCACAGCCTACCAGACCTTCAACTCACCCCTCTGCCTACTGCTCATAGTAGCCCTCACCTTCTACTTGCTGATGGGAACACCGTGA
- the LOC133401952 gene encoding phospholipase A and acyltransferase 4-like, producing MDRQRTWDTVLSQIQWRQMDKSVSTAEIGDLIEFVHPWLGVSLWGIYMGQGHVIHFGVGDENMTQKACRSLIQQMLPRSKGGGVLKKTTITSQPIADIRVPAGTRIQVNNDKHQLVPSITEQMMHRCHTFLNQEFKYDLINFNSEHFATFVRYGRAVCTQIPFQKLNGDHFDTTETLELIMQQRLETET from the exons ATGGATCGACAGAGAACTTGGGACACCGTTCTCTCTCAAATCCAGTGGCGACAG ATGGACAAGAGTGTGTCTACAGCAGAGATTGGAGACTTGATAGAATTTGTGCACCCGTGGTTGGGAGTGTCTCTGTGGGGAATTTACATGGGACAAGGTCATGTGATTCATTTTGGAGTGGGAG ATGAGAACATGACTCAGAAAGCGTGCCGCAGCCTCATACAGCAGATGCTGCCCAGGTCGAAAGGTGGCGGTGTTCTGAAGAAGACCACCATCACCTCTCAGCCTATCGCCGACATCAGAGTGCCCGCAGGAACCCGCATCCAGGTCAACAACGACAAGCACCAACTGGTTCCGTCCATAACGGAGCAGATGATGCATCGCTGTCATACTTTCCTGAACCAGGAGTTCAAATACGACCTGATCAACTTCAACAGCGAGCATTTCGCCACGTTCGTTCGCTACGGCCGAGCCGTGTGCACGCAG attcccTTTCAGAAACTGAATGGAGACCACTTTGACACGACCGAAACTCTTGAACTGATAATGCAGCAGCGTTTGGAGACAGAAACTTAA